One region of Suncus etruscus isolate mSunEtr1 chromosome 5, mSunEtr1.pri.cur, whole genome shotgun sequence genomic DNA includes:
- the EXOSC2 gene encoding LOW QUALITY PROTEIN: exosome complex component RRP4 (The sequence of the model RefSeq protein was modified relative to this genomic sequence to represent the inferred CDS: inserted 1 base in 1 codon): MAMDMRLPSARKPVSETLGRESKKHLVVPGDTITTDTGFMRGHGTYMGEEKLIASVAGSVERVNKLICVKALKTRYNGEVGDIVVGRITEVQQKRWKVETNSRLDSVLLLSSMNLPGGELRRRSAEDELAMRGFLQEGEPHSAEVQAVFSDGAVSLHTRSLKYGKLGQGVLVQVPPSLVKRQKTHFHDLPCGASIILGNNGFIWVYPTPEHKEEDAGGFVANLEVRTHSRVLADREVISRLXNCVVALVTQRMMLYDTSILYCFEASLPHQIKDLLKPEVMEEIVMETRQRLMEQEG; encoded by the exons ATGGCGATGGATATGCGGCTCCCGTCGGCTCGGAAGCCCGTAAGTGAGACCCTGGGCCGGGAAAGCAAGAAGCACCTGGTGGTACCGGGGGACACGATCACCACGGACACTGGGTTCATGCG CGGCCATGGCACCTACATGGGAGAGGAGAAGCTCATTGCATCCGTGGCTGGCTCCGTGGAGCGTGTGAACAAGTTGATCTGTGTGAAGGCTCTGAAAACCAG ATACAACGGAGAAGTGGGAGATATTGTCGTGGGACGCATCACTGAG GTCCAGCAGAAGAGGTGGAAGGTGGAAACCAACTCGAGACTGGACTCGGTCCTGCTCCTTTCGTCCATGAACCTGCCAGGCGGCGAGCTG AGGCGAAGGTCTGCGGAAGATGAGCTCGCCATGAGAGGTTTCCTGCAGGAAGGGGAACCTCATTCA GCTGAGGTCCAGGCCGTGTTCTCCGATGGCGCTGTCTCTCTCCACACTCGGAGTCTCAAGTACGGAAAG CTGGGCCAGGGGGTCCTGGTGCAGGTGCCCCCATCCCTGGTGAAGAGGCAGAAGACGCATTTCCATGACCTGCCCTGTGGGGCGTCCATCATCCTGGGCAACAACGGTTTCATTTGGGTCTACCCGACCCCCGAGCACAAAGAAGAGGATGCAGGAGGCTTCGTGGCAAACCTGGAGGTGAGGACGCACT CCCGTGTCCTGGCTGATCGGGAGGTGATCTCGAGGC CGAACTGCGTTGTGGCACTGGTTACACAGAGAATGATGCTATATGACACCAGCATCCTGTACTGCTTCGAGGCCTCTCTGCCCCATCAG ATCAAAGACCTCTTAAAGCCAGAAGTAATGGAGGAGATTGTGATGGAGACACGCCAACGGCTTATGGAGCAGGAGGGTTAG